Proteins encoded in a region of the Vicia villosa cultivar HV-30 ecotype Madison, WI linkage group LG5, Vvil1.0, whole genome shotgun sequence genome:
- the LOC131607186 gene encoding geraniol 8-hydroxylase-like — protein sequence MEFLLSSIILLFLLPFTLYFLISKCTKNIIKLPPGPTPLPFIGNLHQLGKKPHKSLAKLAQIHGPIMSLKLGQVTTIVVSSPNMAKQILQTHDNLLSNRTVPGAVKVHDHHKYNIAFLPIAPLWRELRKLCNNQLFSNKTLDESKGIRLQKLNDCLNDINQSSLVNEAVNIGDMVFKTSINLLSNTIFSVDLVQPGESVGDFKELIVNILKECGKPNIADLFPALNMFDFDLQGIKRRNAVHAQKVFDIFQRLIDERLKLREVQGFDTNNDMLSKLLNIAQDNSQEMSIAKITHLSLTLFIAGTETISATLEWAMAELLKNEKLMSKAKQELEQIIGKGKPVEDSDIVKLPYLQAILKETFRLHPSVPFLLPRKANANVEIDGYTIPKDAQIWVNVWAIGRNSSVWENANLFSPERFLNSEIDAKGHNFELLPFGAGRRICPGIPLATKMLHLMLGSFINCFNWKLEDGMKIQDMNMEDKFGLSLEKSQPLRVVPERICN from the exons ATGGAGTTTTTGCTAAGTTCTATCATCCTCCTATTTCTATTACCATTCACTCTCTATTTTCTTATTTCTAAATGCACTAAAAACATTATCAAACTTCCACCAGGACCTACTCCTCTTCCTTTTATAGGAAACCTCCATCAATTAGGAAAAAAGCCACACAAATCCTTAGCCAAATTAGCTCAAATTCATGGTCCAATCATGAGTCTAAAGCTAGGTCAAGTAACAACCATAGTTGTATCTTCACCCAACATGGCCAAACAAATACTCCAAACACATGATAATCTCTTATCTAACAGAACCGTTCCCGGTGCTGTAAAAGTTCATGACCACCACAAATACAACATTGCATTCTTACCAATTGCACCTCTTTGGAGAGAGTTAAGAAAACTATGCAATAATCAATTATTCTCTAACAAAACACTCGATGAGAGTAAGGGAATCAGGCTTCAGAAACTGAATGATTGTCTCAACGATATTAACCAAAGTAGTCTTGTTAACGAAGCTGTTAATATTGGAGATATGGTTTTCAAGACATCCATTAATTTGTTGTCAAACACTATTTTCTCTGTTGATTTGGTTCAACCTGGTGAATCAGTTGGAGATTTCAAGGAGCTAATTGTGAATATATTGAAAGAGTGTGGAAAACCAAACATTGCTGACCTTTTTCCTGCGTTAAATATGTTTGACTTTGATCTACAAGGTATTAAACGCCGTAACGCTGTTCATGCTCAGAAGGTTTTTGATATCTTCCAACGTTTAATTGATGAAAGATTGAAGCTGAGGGAAGTACAAGGTTTTGACACAAACAATGACATGCTAAGTAAGTTGCTCAACATTGCTCAAGACAACAGCCAAGAAATGAGCATTGCCAAAATCACACATTTATCTCTG ACTTTATTTATTGCTGGTACGGAGACAATTTCAGCTACTCTAGAATGGGCAATGGCAGAATTGCTCAAAAATGAAAAGCTTATGTCAAAAGCAAAACAAGAGTTGGAACAAATCATTGGCAAAGGAAAACCAGTTGAAGATTCAGATATTGTTAAGCTTCCTTATTTACAAGCAATATTAAAAGAGACATTTAGATTACACCCTTCCGTTCCATTTTTACTTCCTCGAAAAGCCAATGCAAATGTGGAAATTGATGGCTACACAATCCCAAAAGATGCACAAATTTGGGTCAATGTGTGGGctattggtagaaattcaagtgTTTGGGAAAATGCAAATTTGTTTTCACCAGAGAGATTCTTAAATTCTGAAATTGATGCTAAAGGTCACAATTTCGAGCTTCTACCATTTGGTGCTGGAAGGAGAATTTGTCCTGGTATACCGTTAGCGACAAAGATGTTACATTTGATGTTGGGTTCATTTATCAATTGTTTTAACTGGAAATTAGAAGATGGAATGAAAATACAAGATATGAACATGGAGGACAAGTTTGGACTATCATTAGAAAAGTCTCAGCCGCTAAGAGTTGTTCCCGAAAGAATATGCAATTAG
- the LOC131607187 gene encoding kinesin-like protein KIN-12E codes for MIRSSHDESVVGQSSAAVSRIQSFELCEDPSFWKDYNLQVIIRMRPLSNNEISVQGNNKCVRQESCQTISWTGPLEARFTFDMVADENVSQENLFKVAGVLMVDNCKREVERRTPCLVTLKGELEDTLSTVG; via the exons ATGATTCG GTCTTCTCACGATGAAAGCGTTGTTGGACAAAGTAGCGCTGCGGTTTCGCGGATTCAAAGCTTTGAATTGTGCGAAGATCCTTCTTTCTGGAAAGATTATAATTTGCAG GTTATAATTAGAATGCGTCCGCTTAGCAATAACGAGATATCCGTTCAAGGTAATAACAAGTGTGTTAGACAAGAGAGTTGTCAGACAATTTCTTGGACTGGACCTCTGGAGGCACGGTTTACTTTTGATATGGTTGCAGATGAGAATGTTAGCCAG GAGAACCTCTTTAAAGTAGCTGGTGTGCTAATGGTAGATAACTGCAA ACGGGAAGTGGAAAGACGCACACCATGCTTGGTGACATTGAAGGGGGAACTAGAAGACACATTGTCAACTGTGGGATGA